One Podarcis raffonei isolate rPodRaf1 chromosome 3, rPodRaf1.pri, whole genome shotgun sequence genomic region harbors:
- the EPHA7 gene encoding ephrin type-A receptor 7 isoform X5: MVFQSRLPSWIILCCVWLLRFAHTGEAQAAKEVILLDSKAQQTELEWISSPPNGWEEISGLDENYTPIRTYQVCQVMEPNQNNWLRTNWIAKGNAQRIFVELKFTLRDCNSLPGVLGTCKETFNLHYYETDYDTGRSIRENLYVKIDTIAADESFTQGDLGERKMKLNTEVREIGPLSKKGFYLAFQDVGACIALVSVKVYYKKCWSIIENLAIFPDTVTGSEFSSLVEVRGTCVSSAEEEAENSPRMHCSAEGEWLVPIGKCICKAGFQQKGDTCEHALKSD; the protein is encoded by the exons ATGGTTTTTCAAAGTAGGCTCCCTTCATGGATTATTTTGTGTTGCGTCTGGCTGCTTCGCTTTGCACACACGGGGGAGGCACAGGCTGCGAAAGAAG taATATTGTTGGATTCTAAAGCACAACAGACAGAGTTGGAATGGATTTCTTCTCCTCCTAATGGG TGGGAAGAAATTAGTGGGCTGGATGAAAACTACACGCCTATACGAACGTACCAGGTATGCCAAGTCATGGAACCTAACCAAAATAACTGGCTTCGGACTAACTGGATCGCAAAAGGCAATGCACAAAGGATTTTTGTAGAACTAAAATTTACTCTGAGGGATTGTAATAGCCTTCCTGGAGTCCTGGGAACATGTAAAGAAACTTTCAACTTGCATTATTACGAAACAGACTATGACACTGGCAGGAGTATCAGAGAAAACCTGTATGTAAAAATAGATACTATTGCAGCTGATGAAAGCTTTACCCAAGGTGACCTTGGGGAGAGAAAGATGAAACTTAACACAGAGGTGAGAGAGATTGGACCTCTGTCCAAAAAAGGATTCTACCTTGCATTTCAGGATGTAGGTGCCTGCATAGCTTTGGTTTCTGTCAAAGTATACTACAAGAAGTGCTGGTCCATTATTGAGAACTTAGCTATTTTTCCAGATACAGTGACTGGGTCAGAGTTCTCCTCCTTAGTTGAGGTACGAGGAACCTGTGTCAGCAGCGCAGAAGAAGAGGCTGAGAACTCTCCTAGAATGCATTGTAGTGCAGAGGGCGAATGGTTAGTACCTATTGGAAAGTGTATCTGCAAAGCTGGTTTCCAGCAAAAAGGGGACACGTGTGAAC